From Cryobacterium sp. GrIS_2_6:
TGTTCTCGACGAGTTCGAGCACCCGGTCGGCAAGGTCCCCGCGGAGTGGAGCGAGCTCCCGCTCGGAGCCGGCGGCGACGCTCCCCGACGCGGCCGTGCCGAGCACTCCGGCGAGGACGAGACAGAGCGCGAGTCCGAGAGCCGCGAGCGGCGAGAGCAGCCAGACGCCCAGGACGCTCACTACGGTGAGCACCCCGGCCGTTGCCAGCGGTTGCACGACCCGCAGCGGGAAGTCCTGCAGGTCGTCGACGTCCCGGACGAGACGCGTCAGCAGGTCACCGCGGCGGGTGTTCGCGAGTCCGGCGGGGGCGAGCGGCAGGATGCGTTCGAAGACGCCGACCCGGAGCGCGGCGAGCTGGCGGAAGGCGGCATCGTGGCTCGTGAGCCGGTCGAGGTAGCGGAACGCGGAGCGGCCGAGGGCGAAGGCGCGCACGCCGACGATCGCCATCGACAGGTAGAGGATCGGCGGCTGTTCGGCGGCGCGGGTGATCAGCCAGGCGCTCGTCGCGAGCAGGGCCACGGCGGAGAGGGCGCTCGCGACGCCGGCGGCCAGCCCGGGCAGGAAAAGGCGCGCGGACGGCTGGGCGAGCCGCAGGATCGCGCGGACCCTGGCGGGGGGCAGGAACTCAGACATGGGCGTCCTCCCCGAGCGAAACGACGGATGCCGGCGCAGCGGATACCGGGACGACCGGCAGCACGAGGTCGGCCGCGGCCACGACGGCCGGGCGGTGGCTCACCACGATCACGATCGTGCCGGCGGCCGCGAGCTCGCGGAGGCCCGCGATCAACCGGCCTTCTGCGGCCTCGTCGAGGGCGGAGCTCGGTTCGTCGAGGACGAGCACCGGGCATCGGTCCGACAGGGTGCGATAGATGGCCCTCGCCGCGGCGACGCGCTGCGCCTGGCCGCCCGAGAGCCCGTCGCCGTTCACGCCGAGGGCGGTCCATGGATCCAGGTCGCCGCCACCGGCGAGGTCGAGTGCGCGCGCCACGAGGGCCCGGTCCACGCCGGGGGCGCCGAGCGCGACGTTGTCTGCGATCGTCCCGGAGAGCAGTCCCGGCCGTTGGCCGGCCCAGGCGAGCCAGGGTCGAGGACCCCCGGGCACAACGGCCGTTTCGCCGAGGGTGATGGAGCCGGAATACGGCACGAAGCCCTGGAGGGTCGCGACGAGCGTCGACTTGCCCGCGCCGCTCGGCCCGGCGATGACCGCGAACCGGCCGGGCGCGACCGTCGCACTGAACGCGGCGAGCGTCACGGTCGTGCCGCGCCGCACGGTGACCGCGTCGAAGCGAAGGGAGCCCGGCGGCGTCGCGACCGGAGCCGGCACCGCAGGCGCCGCGGCATCCGCCGTCTCCGCTGTTTCCGTTGTCTCCGCTGTCTCCGTCGCCGTCTCGGCTGCCGGACCGCCCTCGATGATCCGGAAGACTTCTTCGGCCGCGGCGAGCCCGTCAGCGGCGGCGTGGAACTGAACCCCGATCTGGCGCACCGGGAGGAACGCCTCCGGCGCGAGCAGCAGCACGAACAGTCCGACGCCGAGTCCGAGCGACCCGTCGACGAGCCGCAGGCCGATCGACACCGCAACGAGCGCGACCGAAAGGCTCGCCCCAAGCTCGAGCACAAAGCCGCTCAGGAATGACACCCGGAGAACCTTCATGGTGCGAGCGCGGTAGTCCTCGGTGATCGTGCGCACCCGTTCGGTCTGCCGGCGTTCCCTGCCGAAGATCTTGAGGGTGCCGAGGCCGCCGACGAGGTCGAGGAAGCCGGTGCCGAGCCGTTGCAGCGACTCCCACTGCTGCTTCTGCACGGCCTGGGTGGCCTGGCCGATCAGGACCATGAACAGCGGAATGAGCGGGAGCACGATGATCACCGTGATGCCGCTCGGGAGGTCCTGCCACAGCATCACGAGTACGAGGATCGGCGTCGCGATCCCGGCGAGGAGCAGCTGCGGCAGGTACCTGGCGAAGTAGTTGTCGAGGGCGTCGAGGCCCTGGGTCGCGAGGGTGGAGACGCGTGCGCCCTGCTGGCCGGCAAGCCAGTCCGGGCCACGCTCGGCGACCCCGCGCAGCACCCGGGTGCGCAGCTGGCTCTTGACGGATGCCGCGCCGCGGCTCGCCGCGACCTCGAGCAGCCAGACGAACGCGGCCCGCAGGACCACGACCGCGGCGATCCCCCCGACGTACGGACCGAGTTCGGTCACGTCGTGGCCTCCCACCGCGAGCGTGATCACCTGGCTGAGCAACCAGGAGAAGACGACGACGACGAACGTCTGCGCCAGACCGAGCACGGCACCGATGACCAGGAACCACCGCGCGGCAGAGGCGTAGCGGAGCAGCCGGGGGTCGAGGGGTCGCATGTACTCGTTCTGTTCGGTGGAAACTGTTCGCCGGAAACTATTCGGTGGCGGCTGCCGCGGCGGCTGCCGCGGCGGGAGGGTCCGCAGGTCAGAGCGCGGCGAACTCGATGCTACTGCGGCTGACGCGCTTGCGCAGAACCCAGTAGGTCCAGCCCTGGTACAGGAAGATCACCGGGGCGGCGATCACCGCGGTCCACGTCATCACCTGCAGGGTATACGGCGTCGACGACGCGTTGTCGATGGTCAGGCTGTTCGCGGCATCGTTGCTCGCCGGCATCACGTCCGGGAACAGCGAGGCGAACAGGGTGAGAACGGCCAGGCCGATCGTCGCAGCCATCAGCGTGAATGCCCAGCCCTCTTTGCCGCGCAGATTGAGCAGGAACGACCCGATCAGCGAGACGGCCGCGGCGGCGGCGAACAGGGCGCTGAAAAGGCTGCCGAACGCGAGCACGGTCCAGAGCAGGAACGACGCTGCGACGACGATCGTCACGAGCCCCGCCTTGGTGGCGAGCGTGCGGGCACGGACACGGATGTCCCCTTCCGTCTTGAGGGAGACGAAGACGACGCCGTGGGTGAAGAAGAGGAGCAGCGTCGTCACCCCGCCGAGGAGGGCGTACGGGTTGAGCAGGTCGAAGAATGTGCCGGTGTAGTTATGCCCGGCATCGAGCTGGACGCCCTGGACGACGTTGGCGAATGCGACGCCCCAGAGCAGGGCCGGCAGGGCGCTGCCGACGACGATCATGCCGTCGAACCACTTCTTCCACTCGGATTCCGGCCGCTGGTGCCGGTATTCGAAAGAGACCCCGCGCGCGATCAGCGCAAGCAGGATCACGAGCAAGGCGAGGTAGAAGCCGCTGAACATCGTCGCGTACCACTCGGGGAAGGCGGCGAACAACGAGGCGCCCGCGACGATGACCCAGGTCTCGTTGAGATCCCAGACCGGTCCGATCGAGTTGATCAGCACCCGGCGGTCGGTGTCGTCCTTGCCGAGGAAGGGCAGGGACATCCCGACGCCGAAGTCGAAGCCGTCGAGGACGAAGTAGCCGATGAACATCACGGCAATGATCCAGAACCAGAGAATATTGAGTTCCATCAGTTGCTCCTAGTAGACGGTGACGCGCTGGGAGGTGATGCCGGTCTCAGCGTCCGGCACCGGGGCATCCTCTGGGCCCTTCCGTACGGCACGGAGGATGAGCCGGAACTCGACGACCGCGAGGGCGCCGTAGATCAGCGTGAAGGCGATGAGGGAGATCAGGATGGTCAGGCCGGTCACGTTGGGCGAGACGCCGTCCTGGGTTTTCAGGAGCCCGAACACGAGCCAGGGCTGACGTCCCATCTCGGTGAAGACCCAGCCGACGCTCATGGCGGCGAGGGAGAACGGGAAGGACCAGATGGCGATCTTCCAGACCCAGGTGGCCCGGGGGCTGCGGCCCTTGCGGGTGAGCCAGAGGCCGACGACGGCTACCAGGATGTGCGCGATGCCGAGTCCGATCATCCAGCGGAAGGCCCAATAGGTGACCCAGATCATCGGTGTGTAGTCGCCGGGCCCGTACAGCGTCGTGTACTGGTCCTGCAGGTTATTGATGCCTTCGACGGTGCCGTCGAGGGTGTGCGTCGAGAGGAACGAGAGCAGGTACGGGATGCGGACGGAGAACAGTTCGCTCACGCCGTCGGGAGTGCCGAGGGTGAAGAGCGAAAAGGACGCGTTGGCGCCCGTCGCCGTGTGGTACATCGCCTCGGCCGCGGCCATCTTCATCGGCTGGGCCTTGACCATCGCGAGGCTCAGGGAGTCGCCGAAGAAGGTCGTCAGGGCGCCGGAGATGACCATCATCCACAGGCCGAACTTGAGCGCCGGACGCATCGTGTCGACGTGCTGCTTGCGGTAGAGGTGGAAGGCAGCCACCGAGATGATCAGGCCGGCGGACACCATGAAGCACGCGAAGATCGTGTGCGGGAACGAGGCGAGCGAGATCGGGTTCGTCAACAGTGTGCCGATGTCGGTCAGCTCGGCCCTGCCACGTTCCTCATTGATCCGGAAGGCGATCGGGTTCTGCATGAAGGCATTCGCGGCGAGGATGAAGTACGCGGAAGCGATCGATCCGACCACGGTCAGCCAGATCGTCGCGAGGTGCAGTCCCTTGGGCAGCTTGTCCCAGCCGAAGATCCAGAGGCCGATGAAGGTGGCCTCGAGGAAGAACGCTGTGATGCCCTCGAAGGCGAGCGGTGCGCCGAAGACGTCGCCGACGAAGCGGGAGTATGTCGACCAGTTCATGCCGAACTGGAACTCCTGCACGATGCCCGTGACAACGCCCATGGCGAAGTTGATCAGGAACAGCTTGCCGAAGAAGTGCGTGAGCTGGAGCCACTTGGTCTTGTCGGTGCGCACCCACGCGGTCTGGAAGATCGCGACGGTGAGCGCGAGGCCTATCGTGAGCGGGACGAACAGGAAGTGGTACACGGTTGTCAGTCCGAACTGCCATCTCGACAGCAGCAGCGGGTCAAGCCACTCGTTCATGCGCCCTCCCGGCGATCGTCATTTCTACGGTACGTAGAAAATATACACTTCTACACCCCGTAGAAGAAGGCGGAACGGCAGACTAAACTGCCTGACTATGGGAAGTCTCGGTGTGCTGGAGAGATTGCTGATGGATGTCCTCTGGGATTCCGGGGAATCGCTGCCGGCGAATGAATTGCGTGACCGCCTGCTCACGCCGGCCGCGAGTGCGGCGAACCGCAAGCCCCTCGCGACCACGACCGTGCTCACCGTGCTGTCGCGTCTCGAAACCAAGGGTTTCGTCGTTCGAAACCGGGGCATCCGCCCGCATCGCTACCGTGCCATGACAACCCGCGCCGAACACACCGCAGGGCTGATGCACGAGGTGCTGGGCTCCGCCCCCGACCGGCAGGATGCGCTCGCCCGGTTCATCGGCAATGTCAGCCCCCAGGAGGCGGAGACTCTCCGCAGGCTCCTCGACACGATCCCGTTGCACCGCGAGTGAACCGGACGTCGTGCTGACGACGGCGCTCGCCCTCGGCGTGCTCGCGGTCCTGCTGGCCTGGCCGGTTCCGGTGCTGCTCGCGCGGTCGGCCTGGCCGGCAGGCTCCCCCGGCGTCGCCCTCGTGCTCTGGCAGTCGATCGCCCTCGCGGGCGGGCTCGCGATGATCGGGGCGCTCCTCGTCTACGGGCTGATCCCGTTCGGCGCGAACCCGGTCGCCGGCATCCGCTCGCTCGCGGAGCACCTCGCGACCGGCTCGGTCCCGGCAGGCACCTCCCTCGACCACGTGCTCGCCCTCTGCGGGGCGCTCCTGCTCGGCGGTCACCTCGTGCTCAACCTCGCCGTGACCTTCGTGCACGCGGAGCGCCAGCAGCGCAGGCACCTCAACCTGGTCCGGCTGCTCAGCGAGCCCCTCGAGGGACGACCGGGCACCCGCGTCATCGACCACGCCTCCCCGGTCGCATACTGCCTGCCGAGCGTGACGCACTCGGCGACGGTGCTCTCGCGCGGGTTGCTCAGCCTGCTCGACCCGCCGCAGGTACGCGCCGTCGTCGCCCACGAGGAGGCCCACCTCGCCCAGCGGCACCACCTCGTGCTCGTCGCGTTCAAGTCCTGGCACAGTGCCCTGCCCTGGTTCCCGATCGCGAACCGGGCCGAGAACGCCGTCGCCCTTCTCGTCGAGATGCTCGCGGACGACCAGGCCAGGCTCGCCGTCGACGACCACACCCTCGCGACGGCGATCGCACTCGTCGGCTCGGCGGGGCTCGGCCGGGTGCCTGAACCCCAGTTCTCCACCGAGGCAGAGGATGCCGCGGCGTTCGTTTCCCGCGACCGTCCCGTCGATCTCGTCACGCCCCGGGTCCGCCGGCTGCTGACCCCACCGCCCCGCCTCACCGCGGCGGCCTCCGTCGCCGTTCTCGGCTCTTCCGCTGCCCTCCTCGTCCTGCCCGCCGTGCTCCTCGCCCAGGCCTGACCGTACACAGACAGGACCGCCCGGCTGCGAGGCAACCGGGCGGTCCTGGACTTCGCGGGTGAACGCGGGGAGAGAGCGACGAACTAGAAGAGCTTCGCCTGCGCGAGCCACGCGGAGGCGATCTTTTCCGCCGACTCCTTGTCGTTGACGCTCTGGGCGTTGAGGCTCACGAGGTCCGCAGCGGTCATCGCCGCGCTGATCTTGTTCAGGATTCCGGCGGCCTTCTCGTCGACCTTGCTGGAGACGATGGGCACGACGTTGTCCGGGAAGAACAGGCCGTCGGGGTCGGCGAGGGCGACGAGGTTGTTCGACTTGATGTTCGGGTCGGCCGTGTAGATGTTGGCGAGCTGGATCTTGTTGTCGACCAGCGCCTTGACGGTGAGTGGTCCGCCGTTGTCCTCCACGGGCACGAATCCGGCGATCGTGATGCCGTACTTGTCCTTGAGCGCCGTCGGCCCGTATGGCCGCGTCTCCAGTTCGGAGTTGCCGCCGACCGTGATGGGCTCAGTGACGTTCTTCAGGGAGGCGAGATCGGTGAGCTTGTAGGTGTCGACGAAGGCCTGTGTCGCTGTCCACGAGTTCTGGTCGCTCGCGTCGGACTTGTCGAGGGCGGTCAGGCCGCTCGGGAGGGCCTTGACGAGCTGGGCGTGGACCGCATCGCTCGTTCCGCCGGCCGCGGCCTTGTCGAGCGCCTGCAGCAGGCTTCCGGTGTACTCGGGGAACACGTCGATCGACCCGGACTTAAGCTCGGGCAGGTAGACCTCGCGCTGTCCGATCCGGAACTGGCGGTCGACGGTGAATCCGTTCGACTCGAGCGCCTGGGCGTAGATCTCGGCGATGATCTCGTTCGAGTAGTAGTCCTGAGACCCGACGACGAGTGTCGTCGGTGCGCTCGACGCGTTACTTCCGGTGCCCAGTGGATTACTGGACGCACACCCTGCAAGGGCTACGACGGCCCCAACCGCGACCGCGGCGACTGCCGCGAGCCGGCCTTTTTTCGCTGTGAACATTGTCAGATTCCTTTCGTGATGGCGGGTTCCATCCCCGGGCGACGTCGGGTCGACGCCTTCCGGTCGACTGGGGGGCGTCCGACTGCGACGCCGCGGGGTACGACGAGTTTCTGGAGACCGGCGAAAAGGCCCTCGAGAACGAGGGCGAGCAGGATCACCAGGATCGACCCGCCGAGCATCTGGGCGTAATCGTTGGTTTTGAGCCCCGCGAAGAGGAACCGGCCGAGCCCGAAGTCGGCGACGTATGCGGCAAGTGTGGCCGTTGCGACGACCTGCAGGGTCGCCGACCGCAGCCCGCCGATGAGCAAGGGCAGTCCGAGGGGTATCTCAACGTGGCGCACGATCTGAAGCTCCGTCATGCCGACGGCCCTCGCCGCGTCGATCGTCGCGCGGTTGACCGCCTCGAACCCGGTGTAAGCGCCGGCGAGGATGGGCGGAATCGCGAGCACGGTCAGGGCAACGTATGGGGCGCCGAGCCCGATGCCGATCCAGAGGGCGACGAGGGTGAGCAGGCCGAGGGTGGGGATGGCGCGCAGCCCGCCGGAGGTCGCGACGGCAATCCCCCGTCCGCGCCCGGTGTGCCCGATCCGGAATCCGACCGGGATGGCGATGACAGAGGCGAGCACGAGGGTCACCACCGTGAAGAGGAGCTGCTCGCCGAGCCGGGCCGGGATCCCGGTCGGCCCGGGATAGTGCGCCGGGTCGAGGAGCCAGGCGACGGCATCCGTGAAGTAATTCATGCGACACCCCGGACGACGGGCATGGGTCCGAGCACCGCGGCGGGCGCCGGGCGGATGCGCCGGGTCCGGCGGGTCCACGGCATCAGCACCCGGCCGAGCAGCACGACCGCCCCGTCGAGCACGAGGGCGAGCAGGACGGTCGCCACGATGCCGGTGATGATCTCGACCTGGATGCCGCGCTGGAAACCGTCGGTGAACAGGCTGCCGAGGCTCTTTGCTCCGATCACGGCGCCGACGGTCGCCAGGCTCACCGTGCTGACGGCGACGACGCGCACCCCGGCGAGGAGCACGGGCCCGGCGAGCGGGAGTTCGACGAGCCAGAACCTGCTCCACGCCGAGAAACCGACCGCGGTGGCCGACTGCCGCACGTCGGGGTCGACGGAAGCTAGTCCGTCGGCGACGACACGCACCATGAGCGCGAGCCCATAGAGGGTGAGTGCGGCGATCAGGTTCGCCGGCGAGCGGAGGCTCGTCCCGATGATCACCGGCAAGATGAACAGGAGCGGCAGGGACGGGATGGCGTAGAACAGGCCGGCGACCGACAGGATCGCGCCGCGGGTCGGCCGGTACCGGTTGGCCAGCCAGCCGAGCGGGAGCGCGAACACGAAACTCAGCAGGATCGGCGGCAGGCTCAGCACGATGTGGTCGAGGGTACGGAGCCAGACCAGGTCGAGGTTCGACCAGAGCCACGTCACCGGGGCGGGCCTTCCGCCGGCACAATGCGCGGGACGTCGGACCGCGCCCCGCCGGACGGCCCCGTGCCGGAGCGCTGGCCGACGAGAACGCCCGCGGGTCGCCCGTCCGAGTCAACGAGCACGTCCGAGCCGTCCTGGCTCTCGACGTGCAGGGCGCGCTTTCCCCGGTCGGCACCGACGAAGCTCGCGACGAAGTTGTCGGCCGGGTTGGCGAGGATCTCGGCCGGGGTGCCGAGCTGGGCGATCCGGCCGCCCTCCCGCAGGATGGCGATCTGGTCGCCGAGCAGGAACGCCTCGTCGATGTCGTGGGTCACGAACACGACGGTCTTGCCGAGCTCGTGCTGCAGCCGGATGAGCTCCTGCTGCAGCTCCGCGCGCACGATCGGGTCCACGGCGCCGAAGGGCTCGTCCATCAAGAGGATGTTGGGATCGACCGCGAGGCCGCGGGCCACGCCGACGCGCTGTTGCTGGCCGCCGGACAGCTGGCTCGGGTAACGGTCGGCGATGGCGCGGTCGAGCCCGACTGTGTCCAGCAGGCGCAGGGCATCCGCCCGCGCCGTCCTGCGCGGCACGCCGCGCAGAAGGGGCACGGTCGCGACGTTGTCGACGACGGTGCGGTGCGGGAGCAGTCCCGAATTCTGCATCACGTAACCGATGCTGCGCCGCAGCTTCACGGGTTCCAGGGACGCAACGGAGACGCCGTCGATCTCGATCGTGCCGGACGTCGGATCGACCATGCGGTTGATCATCCGCAGCAGGGTGGTCTTGCCGGAACCGGAGGAACCGACGAGCACAGTCGTGCGGTGCGAGGGAATCGTGAGGCTGAAGTCGTCGACCGCAAGGGTGCCGTCCGGGAATTCTTTCGTCACCGATCGGAACTCAATCATGGAAGTGGCCCATTCCTCGCTTGATGTCGAATCAACACGTGCCAGCGATCTTCCACCCAATCAGGAAAGCCGCCGGATGCCAAGCTCTACTCAGCAGATTCCAAGGCTGGGACTGCGGCACCGTCCTGCTCGAGTTCCTCGCCGTAGTAGCCCGCCAGGTATACCGCGATGACCCGCCTCGCCTCCGCGATGTATCGTTCGTCCCCCAGGACGTTGGATTGGAACCCTCTCGACAGGACCGCTGCGGCCATCTCGACCATGACTTCCAGCCTGAACAGCAGATCCGGCCCGTACGGGAGGCCGAACCGCTCGGAGAGGGCGATTGCGAGCTGGCCGGCCAGGAAGCCGACCTCGATCCCGTCGGCCGGGCTCGCGGAGCTGATCGGAAGCCGTTCCCTGTCGGCGAAGTGCATGATGCGGAAGCCCGGTTCGGTCCGGTACATTTCGACGAAGGCCGTGATGGCGCAGTCGATGGTCTCCCAGGCAGTCTTCGGGTCTGCAAGCTTGATGTCCCTGGCGACGCGGAGTCGAAACCGCTGAATGGCCCGCTCACGCAGGGCATGCAGCACTGCGACCCGGTCCGGGTAGTAGCGGTACACGGTTCCGATCGATGCCCCCGCGCGTTCCGCCACCATCGCGGTCGTGATCCGGTCGAAACCGACCTCATCGACGACGACGGCCGCGGCATCGAGAAGGCCTGACAGGCGTGCCGTGCTGCGCTGCTGGATGGGTTCGATCCGGACCTGTGCGCCGGCCTCAACGATGTCCCCCTCGAAAAGGTCACTCACTGACACTTGTCCTCCTTGAAGTAGGACCCAATCCTACGGGTCTTGTCCTCCCGGCGATGCCAAACGGGACGCGGCACGACTGGATCCTCCCGAAAGGGGCGGCACATGACAAACTAGGAGGTGTGCCGAAGCCTTCCAGAACGACGAATGCGGGCCGACCTGCGAAAATGATGCATCGCGCAGCCCGGATCGAAGACTGGATGCACGAACGTCGCGAGCGTAGCGCCCGCAAACGCGGTTATCTGCCCACGGTCATCCCCTACGCGGGATACGGCAGCACCGAATGGGCGCGTATTCTCTGCCGGGTTCTGCTCGCGAAGCCGACCCGGGCCAAGAAGGCCGTCGCGCGGAGACGCTGGCGGGCCGAACGGCGTGAGGCCGGCATCCGCGGTTGGCGCAGTTTCACCGCGGTTCCCGTGCACGACGTCACTGTCACGATCGAGATCAACGGCTTCACCCACCGCGTGAGCGCCGACCGCGGCGGCGTCGTCGACACGGTCATCCGGCTGCCGCTCACACCGGGCTGGCAGGTCGCCCGACTCAGCACGGATGCCTCGGCACCCGTCGATGCGCCGCTCTTCGTCGTCGCCCCGCTCGTCGATCGCGGCATCATCTCCGACGTCGACGACACCGTGATGGTCACGACCCTCCCCCGGCCGTTGCTCGCCGCCTGGAACACGTTTGTGCTCGACGAACACGCGAGGGTGCCCACCCCCGGCATGGCCGTGCTCCTCGACCGTCTCACCGCGACCGCGCCGGGGTCCCCCGTGATCTACCTGTCGACGGGCGCCTGGAACGTCGCGCCGACCCTGACCCGGTTCCTCTCCCGTAACCTCTACCCAGCCGGCGCGTTGCTGCTCACCGACTGGGGGCCCACCCACGACCGTTGGTTCCGCAGCGGCACCGACCACAAGCGCGCCAACCTGCGTCGCCTGGCCCTGGAGTTTCCCGGGATCCGCTGGATCCTGGTCGGGGACGATGGCCAGCACGACGAGGACATCTACAGCGAGTTCCAGCGCGAGTTCCCCGGCAGCGTCGAGGCCGTCGCCGTTCGCGAGCTCTCACCGAGCGAGGCCGTTCTCGCCGGACGACGGGCAAAGGATGCCGCCCTCGAGTCCACGGACCCCCGTTGGGTCTACGGACCGGACGGTGCGAGCCTCGCCAGGCAACTCGTGGCGCTCGGAGTCCTCGCGCCGGGCACACCGATCATCTAAGCGATTGGCGGATGCCCGCACACGCTCGCACCGGCCGCGGCGGTTACGCGGGCAGGTTACGCGCGGAACCGGTCGAGGCCGCGGTTGACCTGGCGCGCCCAGAGCGGGCCACGATAGAGGAACGCCGTATAGCCCTGGACGAGGGTCGCCCCCGCGTCGAGCCGCTCGGCGACGTCGGCGGCGGTCTCGATTCCTCCGACGGAAATCACGCAGAGGTCGGCGGGAACGCTCCCGCGGATCAGGCGCAGCACCGCGAGCGAGCGGGCCCGGAGCGGGGCCCCCGACAGGCCGCCGGCTCCGATGGCCTCGATCCGTGCGGCATCCACCGTGAGACCCTCGCGTGAAATGGTCGTGTTGGTCGCGATGATGCCGTCGAGGCCGAGCCGCACGACGAGTTCGGCGATGCGGGTGACTTCCTCGTCGCGGAGGTCCGGAGCGATCTTGACGAGCAGGGGGGTGCTCCCGGACGCCGCACGGACGGCGGTGAGGAGCGGGGCGAGCTGGTCGAGTTCCTGCAGGCCGCGGAGGCCGGGGGTGTTCGGCGAGCTCACGTTGACGACGAGGTAGTCGGCGAGGGGCGCGAGGGCCCTGGCGCTCACGAGATAGTCGCTCGTGGCGTCGTCCACCGCGGTCGCGCGGCTCTTGCCGATGTTGATGCCGAGCACGGGCCGGCCGGCGACGCCGCGCACCCGGGCGAGGCGCACTGCTGCTGCTGCAGCGCCCTGGTTGTTGAAGCCCATCCGGTTGATCACGGCGCGGTCGGGGACCAGCCGGAACAGCCGCGGCTTCGGGTTTCCCGGCTGCGGCAGCGCCGTGATCGTGCCGACCTCGACGTGGCCGAAACCGAGGCGACCCAGGCCGATCACGGCGAGGCCGTCCTTGTCGAAGCCTGCGGCGACGCCGAACGGGGAATCGAAGCGCAAGCCGAGGGTGTACACGGCCTGGTCGGTTCTCGGCCGGGTGAAAGCGCGGACAAGCCGCCCGATGCCCAGGCTCGGAATGAGACGGATCACCGTGAAGGCGAGGTGGTGTGCGCGCTCGGGATCGAGCCGCGCGAGCACGTGCCGGAAGAAGAAGGGATACACGGGCTACAGTTCGGGCTTGTCGTCGAGGGCACCGTTGCGGAGACTCTCCTCGTGTTCACTGCGGAGCTGGTCGATGGCGCTCTCGAAGTCTTCGAGGGAGTCGAACGCGCGGTAGACACTCGCGAAGCGGAGGTAGGCGACCTCGTCGAGTTCGCGAAGTGGCGGCAGGATCGCGAGGCCGACGTCGTTCGCGGCGACCTGGGACGCACCCGTCTGGCGGATGGTCTCCTCGACTCGCTGGGCGAGGAGGGCGAGGTCGGAGTCCGTCACCGGCCGCCCCTGGCAGGCCTTGCGGACACCGGAGACGATCTTGTCCCTGCTGAACGGTTCGACGACGCCGCTGCGCTTGACGATGTTGAGGCTCGCGGTCTCCGTCGTGCTGAACCGGCGTCCGCATTCGGGGCACTGGCGACGGCGACGGATGGAAAGTCCGTCGTCGCTCGTGCGCGAGTCGATGACTCGGGAGTCCGGGTAGCGGCAGAACGGGCAAAACATTGTGCTGCCAGCCTAGCGCCCCTTTCCGGGGGATTCGCCGACGCCCGGGCGCGTCGATCCACGCACTCGTCCCGAGGTCCTAGCCAATTCGACGGAGATTCTGTCTGACACACCCCGAAAGAGCACTCCCAGGTGCTTTTCGGGCAGAATCTCCGTCGAATTGGTTCGGGTCTGGTCGGCTCGGGTCAGTTCAGGCGGGTCAGGCGAAGCGGGCGGTGACGGCTGCCCCGTGCGCGGGGAGGTCCTCGGCGTCCGACAGCGCCGCGATGTTTGCGGCGACACCGCGGAGGGCGTCCCTGCTGTACTCGACGAC
This genomic window contains:
- a CDS encoding ABC transporter substrate-binding protein; protein product: MFTAKKGRLAAVAAVAVGAVVALAGCASSNPLGTGSNASSAPTTLVVGSQDYYSNEIIAEIYAQALESNGFTVDRQFRIGQREVYLPELKSGSIDVFPEYTGSLLQALDKAAAGGTSDAVHAQLVKALPSGLTALDKSDASDQNSWTATQAFVDTYKLTDLASLKNVTEPITVGGNSELETRPYGPTALKDKYGITIAGFVPVEDNGGPLTVKALVDNKIQLANIYTADPNIKSNNLVALADPDGLFFPDNVVPIVSSKVDEKAAGILNKISAAMTAADLVSLNAQSVNDKESAEKIASAWLAQAKLF
- a CDS encoding cytochrome ubiquinol oxidase subunit I produces the protein MNEWLDPLLLSRWQFGLTTVYHFLFVPLTIGLALTVAIFQTAWVRTDKTKWLQLTHFFGKLFLINFAMGVVTGIVQEFQFGMNWSTYSRFVGDVFGAPLAFEGITAFFLEATFIGLWIFGWDKLPKGLHLATIWLTVVGSIASAYFILAANAFMQNPIAFRINEERGRAELTDIGTLLTNPISLASFPHTIFACFMVSAGLIISVAAFHLYRKQHVDTMRPALKFGLWMMVISGALTTFFGDSLSLAMVKAQPMKMAAAEAMYHTATGANASFSLFTLGTPDGVSELFSVRIPYLLSFLSTHTLDGTVEGINNLQDQYTTLYGPGDYTPMIWVTYWAFRWMIGLGIAHILVAVVGLWLTRKGRSPRATWVWKIAIWSFPFSLAAMSVGWVFTEMGRQPWLVFGLLKTQDGVSPNVTGLTILISLIAFTLIYGALAVVEFRLILRAVRKGPEDAPVPDAETGITSQRVTVY
- the cydB gene encoding cytochrome d ubiquinol oxidase subunit II, which produces MELNILWFWIIAVMFIGYFVLDGFDFGVGMSLPFLGKDDTDRRVLINSIGPVWDLNETWVIVAGASLFAAFPEWYATMFSGFYLALLVILLALIARGVSFEYRHQRPESEWKKWFDGMIVVGSALPALLWGVAFANVVQGVQLDAGHNYTGTFFDLLNPYALLGGVTTLLLFFTHGVVFVSLKTEGDIRVRARTLATKAGLVTIVVAASFLLWTVLAFGSLFSALFAAAAAVSLIGSFLLNLRGKEGWAFTLMAATIGLAVLTLFASLFPDVMPASNDAANSLTIDNASSTPYTLQVMTWTAVIAAPVIFLYQGWTYWVLRKRVSRSSIEFAAL
- a CDS encoding BlaI/MecI/CopY family transcriptional regulator, with protein sequence MGSLGVLERLLMDVLWDSGESLPANELRDRLLTPAASAANRKPLATTTVLTVLSRLETKGFVVRNRGIRPHRYRAMTTRAEHTAGLMHEVLGSAPDRQDALARFIGNVSPQEAETLRRLLDTIPLHRE
- the cydD gene encoding thiol reductant ABC exporter subunit CydD; this translates as MRPLDPRLLRYASAARWFLVIGAVLGLAQTFVVVVFSWLLSQVITLAVGGHDVTELGPYVGGIAAVVVLRAAFVWLLEVAASRGAASVKSQLRTRVLRGVAERGPDWLAGQQGARVSTLATQGLDALDNYFARYLPQLLLAGIATPILVLVMLWQDLPSGITVIIVLPLIPLFMVLIGQATQAVQKQQWESLQRLGTGFLDLVGGLGTLKIFGRERRQTERVRTITEDYRARTMKVLRVSFLSGFVLELGASLSVALVAVSIGLRLVDGSLGLGVGLFVLLLAPEAFLPVRQIGVQFHAAADGLAAAEEVFRIIEGGPAAETATETAETTETAETADAAAPAVPAPVATPPGSLRFDAVTVRRGTTVTLAAFSATVAPGRFAVIAGPSGAGKSTLVATLQGFVPYSGSITLGETAVVPGGPRPWLAWAGQRPGLLSGTIADNVALGAPGVDRALVARALDLAGGGDLDPWTALGVNGDGLSGGQAQRVAAARAIYRTLSDRCPVLVLDEPSSALDEAAEGRLIAGLRELAAAGTIVIVVSHRPAVVAAADLVLPVVPVSAAPASVVSLGEDAHV
- a CDS encoding M56 family metallopeptidase, whose protein sequence is MLTTALALGVLAVLLAWPVPVLLARSAWPAGSPGVALVLWQSIALAGGLAMIGALLVYGLIPFGANPVAGIRSLAEHLATGSVPAGTSLDHVLALCGALLLGGHLVLNLAVTFVHAERQQRRHLNLVRLLSEPLEGRPGTRVIDHASPVAYCLPSVTHSATVLSRGLLSLLDPPQVRAVVAHEEAHLAQRHHLVLVAFKSWHSALPWFPIANRAENAVALLVEMLADDQARLAVDDHTLATAIALVGSAGLGRVPEPQFSTEAEDAAAFVSRDRPVDLVTPRVRRLLTPPPRLTAAASVAVLGSSAALLVLPAVLLAQA